AGTTCCGACTGGGATGCTGTCATGCGCCGGAGTATAGAGCCCACGCAAGCCCGGGACGGTCACGGGGTCCACGGTCCGGTGGGGAGATGGGTGATGGTTGAAGGTCGATGGAGGGGGAAAGATCCATCAACTTTCAACCATCACCCTGAACCCCTCTCAGGCGTGGTACAGCCATACGCCGTGCGCCTCGTTCCAGGTGCGGTACAGCTGCCCCAGCAGGCGCAGGTGCTCCACGTGCGCCAGGGTCTCGGCCAGGGCGAAGCGGCGACCCGAGACGTTCAGGTCACGCGGGAACATCGCCAGGGATAGCTCGTACGCGCTGCGGGGTTCGCGGGCCGCCTCTGCTGCCATGAAGTCCAGCCGCTCGTGGTGATGGGCGCGCAGTTCGCGCGCGCGGGCCTGCACGCCGGTCATGACCGGCCCGTGGTGGCCCACCACCGCCCGCGCCGGGTTCAGTGCCTCCAGTTTCCCCAGCGTCTGCAGGTAGTCGCCCAGCGGGTCGGGTCGGGTGTACGCGTACAGGCCCACGTTCGGACTGATGCGCGGCAGGATCGCGTCCCCGGCGATCAGCACGCCGTCGTGCTCATTCCAGAGGCCCAGGTGCCCGTCCGCGTGACCGGGCAGCCACAGCACCTCCCACGGCTGCCCGGACAGTTCCACGTGCTGCCCCTCGCGCAGCGGCTGCACGCGCGACGCCGGATGCACCCGCTCGCGGCCCCGGCGGTTGTCGGCGCCCATGCTGCCTAACGACTCTGGCGGCAGACCGTGATCGCGCATGTGCTTCAGGTGCCCCGGCAGCCACTCCTCCCACAGGTGCCAGTACCGCTCGCCGCGCCCGATCTCCACGTCCAGCATCTGCACCTGCGCGCCGCTGCGTTCCTCCACGACGCCCGCCAGCCCGTAGTGGTCCGGGTGGTGATGCGTGATGATCAACCGGTCCACGTCCGGCCAGTGCAGGCCCAATGCTGCCAGTCCGTCCTCCAGCGCCGCGCGGGCCTCGGGCGTGTCCAGCGCGCAGTCGATCATCGTGACCGGCCCACCCGCCGGGCGGTCCAGCAGCACCGTCACGTACTTCATCGGGTACGGAATCGGCACCTGCAGGGCGTGAAGGTCACCCAGAACATGGGTCAGCAGTGGCGCGTCCGTCATGCCGCCGAGCGTACCACCACGCCCGCCCGGCACGGGAAACCCTGACAGGAACAACAAAAAAGGGAGGCCAGGCGGCCCCCCCGGAAGATTCAACCGTTTACGGCAGTTTGCAGGCGTACGCACCCGCCACGGTCTCGCAGATCACCGGACTGACCCTGTCCGCCGTGACCCGCACCAGCAGGTTCTGCGCCGCCAGACGCCGGTCACGCGGCACCACGTTCAACGCCACCACACCCGGCCGCAGCGCCAGATCCAGCCCCACACCCGGCTCCACCACGCCCGCAGGTCGCCGCTCGATGAGCAGGTCCGCCGGCACATCACTGCGCACCGACAACGTCCCCGTGATGGGCCGCAACGTCACGTTGACGCGGTTCACGCTGTCCCCCGCGATCTCCACGCG
This region of Deinococcus sp. JMULE3 genomic DNA includes:
- a CDS encoding MBL fold metallo-hydrolase encodes the protein MTDAPLLTHVLGDLHALQVPIPYPMKYVTVLLDRPAGGPVTMIDCALDTPEARAALEDGLAALGLHWPDVDRLIITHHHPDHYGLAGVVEERSGAQVQMLDVEIGRGERYWHLWEEWLPGHLKHMRDHGLPPESLGSMGADNRRGRERVHPASRVQPLREGQHVELSGQPWEVLWLPGHADGHLGLWNEHDGVLIAGDAILPRISPNVGLYAYTRPDPLGDYLQTLGKLEALNPARAVVGHHGPVMTGVQARARELRAHHHERLDFMAAEAAREPRSAYELSLAMFPRDLNVSGRRFALAETLAHVEHLRLLGQLYRTWNEAHGVWLYHA